The genomic window TCCCTGATTCCGGATGGGTGCCCGATACGATTGAATATAAGAGAACAGAATGCAACTTGTGTGGCGGTCATGGTTGGTCTGATCATGAATACAAGCCAAAAATGGTGCAGGAAGGTTGGGAGGAAATTAAATCATGAACGAAAACCAACAAATAGTGTTTACCTGGTTAAAGGCGTGTGTGGATGTTGACGGTGATGTTCCAATTAAAGCAATTTTTATTCTTGGCGATCTATGGCAAATGAGAAGGTTCAACGATCAAGAGGCCATAAGAGTGGATAATGCTTATGCAGAGTTAACTGAGTTTGAGCAATATGAGTTGCTTGCTGCTTTTGCAGAATGGGGATCAAAGAAGTTTTGTAAAGACTGCGGTTGTGAAATGGCTGTTTGTGCTGATGGTTGGAAAGATCAACGGAAATGCTGCCCTGACTGTAAATGTACGAAAGGGGAATAGGTCATGACATGGGCTGATAAGTTAGAAGGTAAAAAGCAACAGGCAAAAAGATTGATGGATAAGCTGCCAGGGCCAACACCTACACTTTGGTATTATGTAGGCGGTTCAGACTTTCCGAAAAAGGAATCTAAAGAATTATGGGATTATATCGAATCACTGCAGAAGAAGGTGAAACAAGATGAAAAAAATAATTAGTATCATTCTATCCTGTGGGTTAGGTTCGTGTCTTTATAACTTATGGAATGGGGAGCCATTAAGAGCTGCGGCCTTTTCTGGTTTAGTCTCCTTGGTAGTTTTAAATTATATGTTTTGGTTTGATCAAGATAGAGGTGATAAAAAATGATTGAGTTTTTCATGCCTATGGCCAAAGTACCAACCACTACACACCAGCAAAAACAGGTTCGTGTGGTCAAAGGGAAGCCGGTATTCTATGAGCCAGCTGATCTGCAGGCTGCACGTGCAAAATTGACAGCTCACCTTGGCCAGCATGTGCCAGATAAAAAGTTTACTGGAGCTGTTCAACTTGTGACAAAGTGGTGTTTTCCGGTAAAGGGTAAGCACGTACATGGAGAGTATAAAACCACTAAGCCAGATACCGATAATTTGCAGAAGCTTCTAAAGGACTGCATGACTGACCTTGATTTTTGGGTGGACGATGCACT from Enterococcus sp. 9E7_DIV0242 includes these protein-coding regions:
- a CDS encoding RusA family crossover junction endodeoxyribonuclease; its protein translation is MIEFFMPMAKVPTTTHQQKQVRVVKGKPVFYEPADLQAARAKLTAHLGQHVPDKKFTGAVQLVTKWCFPVKGKHVHGEYKTTKPDTDNLQKLLKDCMTDLDFWVDDALVASEITEKFYADLPGIYIRIEAIG